The following are from one region of the Candidatus Neomarinimicrobiota bacterium genome:
- a CDS encoding DUF3179 domain-containing protein — MYKFVITLTSAFFLWGCTNSTDPNLEGWNELPDAVVSGGVPKDGIPAITNPQWDPAAEGDWLADTALVAGIVINNQAYAYPHKIMDQHEIVNEPEKLLPYTLSFCPLTGSSVAFEANISGSVKTFGVSGLLLQNNLIMFDRQTDSNWPQLRLQADRGDLIDTKLKLIDHTEIEWGSWKNLYPGTLILSRNSGGRSPGSYDQLFYEGYRRPNSSPLFQMSYSDSRLLPKIRVLGVYAGSGTKAYPMSVFGAGRKIFNDSVDNVPIAVFGDKPSRMMRAFISSVNGQNLTFKFKAGTDSGNLRNVNFIDDQTGSTWNLSGEAIDGTLKGERLERPDSFVVYWFAWSAFNRNTELWGG, encoded by the coding sequence CCGATCCCAACCTGGAAGGATGGAACGAGCTTCCGGACGCTGTCGTGTCAGGTGGAGTGCCGAAAGACGGAATTCCCGCCATCACGAATCCGCAATGGGATCCGGCAGCGGAGGGGGACTGGCTGGCTGATACAGCTTTAGTAGCGGGTATAGTAATTAACAACCAGGCATATGCATACCCTCATAAGATTATGGATCAGCACGAAATCGTAAATGAACCTGAAAAGCTGCTGCCGTATACCTTATCGTTTTGTCCGTTGACAGGTTCAAGCGTAGCGTTTGAAGCTAATATATCGGGTTCCGTAAAAACATTCGGAGTATCGGGATTACTGCTCCAGAATAACTTGATCATGTTTGACAGGCAGACGGACAGCAATTGGCCGCAGCTTCGTCTTCAGGCTGACAGAGGGGATCTGATAGATACAAAGTTAAAACTGATAGATCATACAGAAATCGAGTGGGGTTCATGGAAAAATCTATATCCCGGCACTTTGATCTTGTCCAGGAACTCAGGAGGCAGAAGCCCCGGCAGCTATGACCAGCTATTTTATGAGGGTTACCGGAGGCCGAATTCGAGTCCGTTGTTTCAAATGAGCTATTCCGATTCCCGTCTATTGCCGAAGATAAGAGTGTTGGGTGTTTACGCAGGAAGCGGGACCAAAGCCTATCCGATGTCAGTCTTCGGAGCCGGCAGAAAAATTTTTAACGACAGCGTGGACAATGTACCCATTGCCGTTTTTGGAGATAAACCTTCGAGAATGATGAGAGCATTCATTTCATCGGTAAACGGTCAAAATCTGACGTTCAAGTTTAAAGCCGGTACAGACAGCGGTAACCTGAGAAACGTTAATTTCATAGATGATCAAACCGGAAGCACATGGAATCTGAGCGGGGAAGCGATTGACGGTACGCTCAAGGGAGAGAGACTTGAGAGACCTGATTCATTTGTAGTTTATTGGTTTGCGTGGAGCGCCTTCAATCGGAATACTGAGTTATGGGGAGGGTAA